One Ammoniphilus sp. CFH 90114 genomic window carries:
- a CDS encoding DUF2487 family protein, producing MRWTLEDMKTYEGAKEYIDTALIPVYLLAPDALGVAKVKEQRWLEEICVYAERQLTGRIVLFPTLYLVNEQTRIPIFESEQFQNIQWITTQSELHESLTASNYSSYLLERNENEDDLSIMVKEGKRLTQQIMNQWKK from the coding sequence GTGAGATGGACGCTTGAGGATATGAAGACGTACGAAGGGGCTAAGGAATATATTGATACGGCACTAATACCGGTTTACCTTCTTGCTCCCGATGCGCTAGGGGTAGCAAAGGTGAAGGAACAAAGGTGGCTTGAAGAAATCTGTGTCTATGCTGAGAGACAGCTAACGGGACGGATCGTATTGTTTCCTACCCTCTATCTGGTAAACGAACAAACGAGAATCCCTATTTTTGAATCGGAACAATTTCAAAACATCCAATGGATTACGACACAAAGTGAATTGCACGAAAGTTTAACGGCGTCCAACTATTCATCTTACTTATTAGAAAGAAATGAAAATGAGGACGATTTAAGCATTATGGTGAAGGAAGGAAAAAGGTTGACTCAACAAATAATGAATCAATGGAAAAAGTAG
- the qcrB gene encoding menaquinol-cytochrome c reductase cytochrome b subunit, whose amino-acid sequence MIKQIYDWVDERLNITPMWRDIADHEVPEHVNPAHHFSAFVYCFGGLTFFITVIQILSGMFLTMYYVPDVINAYESVKYLQNEVAFGVIIRGMHHWGASLVIVMMFLHTLRVFFTGSYKHPRELNWVVGMLIFFVMLGLGFTGYLLPWDNTAYFATKVGVEIAATVPFIGTFIKHLLTGGEILGAQTLARFFAIHVFFLPGALLGLLGAHFIIIRRQGISGPL is encoded by the coding sequence ATGATTAAGCAAATCTACGACTGGGTCGATGAACGCCTCAATATTACGCCAATGTGGCGCGATATCGCCGATCACGAGGTGCCTGAGCACGTTAACCCAGCACATCATTTTTCTGCATTTGTTTATTGCTTTGGTGGATTGACGTTCTTCATTACCGTCATCCAGATTCTATCCGGTATGTTTTTAACGATGTACTATGTTCCGGACGTTATTAACGCCTATGAGTCAGTTAAGTATCTACAGAACGAAGTAGCCTTTGGTGTTATCATTCGCGGTATGCATCACTGGGGAGCAAGTCTCGTTATCGTTATGATGTTCCTACATACTCTTCGTGTATTCTTTACAGGGTCTTATAAGCATCCTCGCGAATTAAACTGGGTTGTCGGAATGTTAATCTTCTTTGTAATGTTAGGCCTTGGATTCACAGGGTATCTTCTTCCTTGGGATAACACAGCCTACTTTGCGACAAAGGTAGGGGTAGAGATTGCAGCTACTGTACCTTTCATCGGAACATTTATTAAGCATCTATTGACTGGTGGAGAAATCCTTGGTGCTCAAACTCTTGCTCGCTTCTTTGCGATTCATGTATTCTTCTTGCCAGGTGCGTTGTTAGGGCTTCTAGGGGCACACTTTATCATTATTCGTAGACAAGGTATTTCTGGGCCTCTATAA
- a CDS encoding YpiB family protein codes for MGEAVTVSAKKEFIRWFLSKFQLKKKEGSWLFNYMLSDERLLERVHFTDDLRNRDKTMIISTVCSQATPFQFQKSTKIYYDVERAFHDIRLNPEEDVFISLYFKDRLLCPQYLAVLEGRPMESPRITQDDVMSLMAEIVMDKAIRKQRLKVLYDEIDRSLAEGNQSRFLELTGEWNELRKMDFELES; via the coding sequence GTGGGTGAAGCCGTGACCGTATCAGCAAAGAAGGAGTTTATTCGGTGGTTCTTAAGTAAGTTTCAACTAAAGAAAAAAGAGGGAAGTTGGTTGTTTAACTATATGTTATCAGATGAACGTCTTCTAGAAAGAGTTCACTTCACGGATGATCTCCGGAATCGGGATAAAACCATGATTATTTCGACTGTCTGTTCTCAGGCGACTCCCTTTCAATTTCAAAAATCTACGAAGATTTACTATGATGTGGAACGGGCATTCCATGACATTCGATTAAACCCTGAAGAAGATGTGTTTATTTCTCTATATTTCAAAGATCGTCTCTTATGTCCACAATATTTAGCCGTATTGGAGGGAAGGCCAATGGAAAGCCCACGTATAACCCAAGATGATGTTATGAGTTTGATGGCAGAGATCGTGATGGATAAAGCGATACGTAAGCAGAGGTTAAAGGTATTGTATGATGAGATTGATCGCTCTCTAGCAGAAGGAAACCAAAGTCGATTCCTTGAGTTGACCGGGGAATGGAATGAACTTAGAAAGATGGACTTTGAATTGGAGAGTTGA
- a CDS encoding sporulation protein YpjB → MKKKLYLLLITILLMVWCLPALTLGEQEETHKDLLQTLDRLSQEVLSHTEQGQIAEAKAKLDELAQGFTQIGFHKKISIEALELASNSLVQGKQVYAAVSPDKKEALWHATQIRLLIDALTHPNQPIWKGYHMTYLEQVSKMIHHSERKQVNDLSNALQENLKLYMILKPSFAVNHSPSTMQMLDSLYNFLQQQSRLDEVNWLAVQSALEQLREVTGNVFLGKEEFTFAWYISSNSPIAMITLMGLILLSSLSYVGWRMYMGQRVRSI, encoded by the coding sequence TTGAAAAAGAAACTCTATCTGTTGTTGATAACCATCCTCCTGATGGTTTGGTGCCTGCCGGCACTGACTTTAGGTGAACAAGAGGAAACACATAAAGATTTACTCCAGACTTTAGATCGGCTCTCACAAGAAGTACTAAGTCATACGGAGCAAGGCCAAATCGCAGAGGCTAAAGCTAAATTAGATGAACTTGCACAAGGTTTTACTCAGATTGGCTTTCATAAGAAGATAAGCATAGAGGCTTTGGAATTAGCATCCAATTCATTAGTTCAAGGAAAGCAGGTTTATGCAGCTGTTTCCCCCGATAAGAAAGAGGCGTTATGGCACGCCACTCAGATTCGGCTTTTAATCGATGCTTTAACTCACCCTAACCAACCAATCTGGAAAGGGTACCATATGACCTACCTAGAGCAGGTTAGCAAAATGATTCATCATTCCGAGCGCAAACAAGTAAATGACTTAAGTAATGCCCTGCAAGAGAATTTAAAGCTTTATATGATTTTGAAGCCCTCCTTTGCTGTTAACCATTCCCCATCCACTATGCAAATGTTGGATTCGCTATATAATTTTTTACAACAGCAATCTCGATTGGATGAGGTCAATTGGCTTGCTGTACAAAGTGCACTAGAACAATTGAGGGAAGTCACAGGCAATGTGTTCCTGGGTAAGGAAGAGTTTACTTTTGCCTGGTATATTAGCAGCAACTCTCCTATCGCTATGATTACACTAATGGGATTGATTCTATTAAGTTCCTTATCGTATGTAGGATGGAGGATGTATATGGGTCAAAGAGTGAGGAGTATATAA
- a CDS encoding nucleotide pyrophosphohydrolase, which yields MSKEMTIKEMQAEVDAYISQFKEGYFSPLALMARLTEEAGELAREVNHYYGEKPKRADEEENSIDMELADCLFILTCFANSLNIDLEEAFHKMMHKFNTRDANRWTRKE from the coding sequence ATGTCAAAAGAGATGACGATTAAAGAAATGCAAGCAGAAGTGGATGCATATATTTCACAATTTAAAGAGGGATATTTCAGCCCCTTAGCTCTCATGGCCCGTTTAACAGAGGAAGCAGGAGAATTGGCTCGGGAAGTTAATCACTATTACGGGGAAAAGCCGAAGCGAGCGGATGAGGAAGAAAACTCCATTGATATGGAATTAGCGGATTGTCTTTTCATTCTGACTTGTTTCGCTAACTCCTTAAACATTGATTTGGAAGAAGCGTTTCATAAGATGATGCATAAGTTTAATACGCGAGACGCCAACAGGTGGACGAGAAAAGAGTAG
- the dapB gene encoding 4-hydroxy-tetrahydrodipicolinate reductase, protein MDMSIRVVVTGSKGRMGQEAVKMVMADPELELVAEVGSPRSGGEGASFSGVPFLTSLEEALLAYKPDVLVDLTTPHVVKSHMELAILHGVRPVVGTTGLSTEDIEELDKLCREKGVGAIIAPNFAIGAILMMKFAREAARYMPHVEIIELHHDKKLDAPSGTAVKTAELIQQTRQELKQGHPDEEEIIDGARGGYYHGFRIHSVRLPGLVAHQEVLFGHVGQTLSIRHDSMNRESFMPGINLGIKKVLKLDRLVYGLENVMD, encoded by the coding sequence ATAGATATGTCAATTCGCGTCGTTGTAACAGGATCAAAAGGTAGAATGGGCCAGGAGGCTGTTAAAATGGTAATGGCTGATCCGGAATTGGAATTGGTGGCTGAGGTAGGTTCACCTAGATCAGGGGGAGAGGGAGCCAGTTTTTCGGGTGTACCTTTCCTCACTTCTTTGGAAGAGGCATTACTAGCTTATAAACCTGATGTGCTCGTTGACCTGACGACCCCCCATGTGGTAAAAAGCCATATGGAGCTTGCCATTTTGCATGGAGTACGCCCTGTGGTAGGGACTACAGGGCTCTCTACGGAGGATATTGAAGAGTTAGACAAGCTTTGTCGTGAGAAGGGGGTAGGGGCGATCATCGCTCCCAATTTTGCGATTGGTGCGATCCTTATGATGAAGTTTGCCAGAGAGGCGGCACGATATATGCCGCATGTTGAAATTATTGAGTTGCATCACGATAAGAAACTAGATGCTCCATCGGGAACAGCGGTGAAGACAGCCGAACTTATACAGCAAACTCGACAGGAACTAAAGCAAGGTCATCCAGATGAAGAGGAGATCATCGACGGTGCAAGAGGCGGCTATTACCATGGGTTCCGCATACATAGCGTCCGTCTTCCTGGCCTCGTTGCGCATCAAGAAGTACTGTTTGGTCATGTGGGTCAGACGCTTAGCATCCGTCATGATTCTATGAATCGCGAATCCTTTATGCCTGGAATTAACCTAGGGATTAAGAAGGTCTTAAAATTGGACAGGTTAGTCTATGGTTTAGAGAATGTAATGGATTAA
- a CDS encoding ubiquinol-cytochrome c reductase iron-sulfur subunit: MSKKDISRRTFLNYMLMGTGGFLAAGMITPMARFALDPALKADAAGGDMVPVTTVDKLTNEPQRFDFKVKVTDGWYKTEIPLSAWVYTEGDNIIALSPICKHLGCTVQWNTEASHENHFFCPCHFGFYQKNGKNVPNTPPLAPLDKYAYEVKEGKLYLGKPEPNPV, from the coding sequence ATGAGTAAGAAAGACATTTCCAGGCGGACATTTTTGAACTACATGCTCATGGGTACTGGCGGTTTTCTTGCCGCAGGGATGATTACGCCTATGGCTCGCTTTGCTTTAGATCCTGCCTTGAAGGCAGATGCTGCTGGTGGAGACATGGTACCTGTAACGACAGTAGATAAGCTAACCAATGAGCCGCAACGTTTTGACTTTAAAGTCAAAGTGACAGATGGTTGGTATAAGACGGAGATCCCATTGTCCGCTTGGGTGTACACAGAGGGAGACAATATTATTGCCTTGTCACCGATCTGTAAGCACTTGGGCTGTACCGTTCAGTGGAACACCGAAGCGAGCCATGAGAACCACTTCTTTTGCCCGTGCCATTTCGGTTTCTACCAGAAGAACGGAAAGAACGTTCCGAATACTCCTCCATTAGCACCACTGGATAAGTATGCGTATGAAGTGAAAGAAGGAAAATTATATCTTGGTAAACCAGAACCAAATCCTGTATAA
- a CDS encoding menaquinol-cytochrome c reductase cytochrome b/c subunit: MAKQDKTIEYVGDSRVPAKRTPNVSPSYSEFPGKNEPFWPNFLLKEWMVAAVALVAYLILTVSHPSPLTDKADPTNTDFTPLPDWYFLFLFQLLKFPWASGDWVLIGILVIPGLMFGGLLLAPFLDRGPERRWTKRPVSSGLMFIGIISIVYLTWAAMDEHHRLHPPKEESAGHETPADPKPSASTEDPGAAVWAKQMNCQGCHGVDMSGGAGPALTAVGGHLSADEIKEVIVNGRGTMPGKLFSGSDQELDQLVEYLAGLK; the protein is encoded by the coding sequence ATGGCAAAGCAAGATAAAACGATTGAATACGTTGGCGATTCACGGGTTCCTGCCAAGCGCACACCTAATGTCTCGCCTTCCTATTCGGAATTTCCAGGTAAAAACGAGCCGTTCTGGCCTAACTTTCTACTAAAAGAATGGATGGTAGCAGCGGTAGCATTAGTTGCTTACCTCATTTTGACTGTGAGTCATCCGTCTCCATTGACGGATAAAGCGGATCCTACGAACACGGATTTCACACCGCTTCCTGACTGGTATTTCTTGTTCCTTTTCCAGTTGTTGAAATTTCCTTGGGCATCCGGGGACTGGGTATTAATTGGTATTTTGGTTATTCCTGGACTTATGTTCGGAGGATTGCTACTAGCTCCGTTCCTTGATCGTGGACCTGAGCGTCGTTGGACGAAGAGACCGGTTTCTTCCGGTTTAATGTTCATTGGTATCATCTCCATTGTGTACTTAACTTGGGCTGCGATGGATGAGCATCATAGACTTCATCCACCGAAAGAAGAATCAGCAGGACACGAAACTCCTGCAGATCCTAAGCCATCAGCAAGCACAGAGGATCCAGGTGCTGCTGTTTGGGCGAAGCAAATGAATTGCCAAGGCTGTCACGGTGTTGATATGTCTGGTGGAGCAGGACCTGCGCTAACGGCTGTTGGTGGACATCTTTCTGCAGATGAGATCAAGGAAGTCATCGTGAACGGGCGTGGAACAATGCCTGGTAAACTGTTCTCAGGATCAGACCAAGAGTTAGACCAACTCGTTGAATATCTAGCTGGCTTGAAGTAA
- the mgsA gene encoding methylglyoxal synthase, translated as MKIALIAHDKKKNELVNFMIAYEHIFSEHSLYSTGTTGLRIMENTELKVQRLASGPLGGDQQIGALITTGDLDLIIFFRDPLTAQPHEPDVSALLRLCDVYGIPLATNVATAELLVRAVEHGFFSWREVVDKYKGE; from the coding sequence ATGAAGATTGCCTTGATTGCCCACGACAAGAAAAAAAATGAACTGGTAAACTTTATGATTGCCTATGAGCATATCTTTTCTGAGCATTCTTTGTATTCTACGGGGACGACAGGCTTAAGAATCATGGAGAATACGGAATTGAAAGTTCAACGCTTGGCCTCAGGCCCCTTAGGGGGAGACCAACAAATTGGCGCACTTATCACAACTGGAGATCTGGATCTGATTATCTTTTTCAGGGATCCTCTAACCGCACAACCTCATGAGCCAGATGTCAGTGCTTTGCTTCGCTTATGTGATGTATACGGAATTCCTTTAGCTACGAATGTGGCGACAGCTGAGCTATTGGTGAGAGCTGTAGAGCATGGCTTTTTTAGCTGGAGAGAAGTTGTAGATAAGTATAAGGGAGAGTAA
- a CDS encoding tetratricopeptide repeat protein, giving the protein MNAGKEFIKEAYRAIFQKDYHKAIELFKKAISRDANNATYYYKLSITYARNNNLVDAMESIQQAIRICPDNPLYRNHKVFLEGRKLAKEALLKVERGEEVSSVLPLLEKSIELDPINTQSRLLYALVLKKEGMVEDAIDALKELITLDPWHRDAKELLKSCLVEED; this is encoded by the coding sequence ATGAATGCCGGAAAGGAGTTTATCAAGGAAGCCTATCGTGCCATATTTCAAAAGGACTATCATAAGGCCATTGAGCTATTTAAGAAAGCGATAAGCCGTGATGCCAATAATGCAACCTATTATTATAAATTGTCAATCACTTATGCCAGAAATAATAATTTAGTTGATGCCATGGAATCGATTCAGCAAGCGATAAGGATATGCCCCGACAACCCCTTATACCGTAACCACAAGGTATTCTTAGAGGGGAGGAAGTTAGCGAAGGAAGCCTTGCTAAAAGTAGAAAGAGGAGAAGAAGTCTCATCTGTTCTGCCTTTGCTAGAAAAGTCCATTGAACTCGATCCCATTAATACACAGTCAAGATTGCTGTATGCCTTGGTATTGAAGAAGGAAGGCATGGTTGAGGACGCAATAGATGCACTTAAGGAGCTTATTACGCTAGATCCTTGGCATCGGGATGCTAAAGAGTTGCTGAAGTCTTGCCTTGTTGAAGAAGATTAA
- a CDS encoding DUF1405 domain-containing protein translates to MVTLYHWLMGSLRKSWFLWSLIITNFFGSIYGFYWYKDQLAQTHPEWLRIFVPDSPTGSALFTLFLITLLIGRSVPTLEAFAAVTNFKYGVWAVAVILAGWAMGGTKHWTDFMLMFSHAGMAIESLLYAKHYTIRFRHILMVGIWTTWNDWMDYMLDIHPYLPSVLNEYDRFVGWLTFALSLFSLSLIYILVKKNRKVV, encoded by the coding sequence ATGGTAACTCTTTACCATTGGTTAATGGGCTCTCTAAGAAAGTCTTGGTTTTTATGGAGTCTCATTATTACTAATTTTTTTGGTTCGATATACGGATTTTACTGGTATAAAGATCAACTTGCGCAAACTCATCCTGAGTGGCTAAGAATTTTTGTGCCAGATAGTCCGACGGGAAGTGCACTGTTTACGCTCTTTTTGATTACTCTCTTAATTGGTCGAAGCGTTCCTACATTAGAAGCATTTGCGGCAGTGACAAACTTCAAGTATGGGGTTTGGGCGGTAGCCGTGATTTTAGCAGGATGGGCAATGGGAGGTACTAAGCATTGGACGGATTTTATGTTGATGTTTTCTCACGCCGGAATGGCTATTGAGAGTCTCTTATATGCCAAACACTATACCATTCGCTTCAGGCATATTCTTATGGTAGGGATATGGACGACTTGGAATGATTGGATGGATTATATGTTAGATATTCATCCTTATCTCCCTTCCGTCTTGAATGAGTATGATCGTTTCGTGGGTTGGCTGACCTTCGCTCTAAGCTTATTTTCTCTCTCTCTTATATATATTTTGGTAAAGAAGAACAGAAAAGTGGTCTAA
- a CDS encoding chemotaxis protein CheV, which produces MIQAKKEILLESGTNELEVLELGIGAHKEQCLGINVAKVREITAPGKVSKLPRSHPHISGLILMRNEILPVINLPRVLGLEEELEWNEGSFVVTEFNELKVVFHVGWVSQIHRISWEQIEKPSDMLQSGGSIVGVIKLEDKMIMLLDFEKIVVDINPATGINVKRLDKVATRHERGTKRILIAEDSAILRKLLEETLSTAGYTQHHIFHDGKQAWDYLLDTYDQQKENTLEQVHLMITDIEMPQMDGLHLTKKIKEHEFLHRIPVVIFSSLISESLKHKGDAVGANAQITKPQIDTLVETLDTIIFG; this is translated from the coding sequence ATGATTCAAGCTAAAAAAGAAATTTTATTAGAGAGTGGAACGAACGAATTAGAAGTGCTCGAGCTTGGCATCGGCGCACATAAGGAGCAGTGCCTGGGAATCAATGTGGCTAAGGTAAGAGAAATTACGGCACCGGGGAAGGTGAGCAAACTCCCCCGTTCTCACCCTCATATATCTGGACTCATTCTTATGCGTAATGAGATCCTCCCCGTGATCAACCTTCCACGAGTACTTGGATTGGAAGAAGAATTGGAGTGGAACGAAGGAAGTTTCGTCGTTACGGAATTTAATGAATTGAAGGTGGTTTTCCACGTGGGCTGGGTAAGCCAAATTCATAGAATATCGTGGGAACAGATAGAAAAGCCTTCAGATATGCTTCAATCAGGGGGATCAATTGTTGGCGTTATCAAGCTGGAAGATAAAATGATTATGCTCCTAGACTTTGAGAAGATTGTGGTAGATATTAACCCAGCTACAGGGATTAATGTAAAAAGGCTAGATAAAGTTGCCACTCGTCACGAAAGAGGGACAAAACGAATCCTTATTGCTGAAGATTCGGCTATCCTTAGAAAGCTGCTAGAAGAAACACTCTCAACAGCGGGTTACACTCAGCATCATATTTTCCATGATGGAAAACAAGCGTGGGATTATCTGCTTGATACGTATGATCAGCAAAAGGAGAATACCCTTGAGCAAGTGCATCTTATGATTACCGATATTGAGATGCCACAGATGGATGGTTTGCATCTGACCAAAAAAATTAAGGAACACGAGTTTTTACATCGTATTCCTGTGGTCATCTTCTCATCTCTTATTTCGGAATCTCTGAAACATAAGGGAGATGCCGTTGGGGCGAATGCTCAAATTACGAAACCTCAAATTGATACTCTTGTAGAGACATTGGATACTATAATATTTGGTTAA
- a CDS encoding YitT family protein, with protein sequence MKDRIKNIIMILIGSGIMGFGINYFNIANNLAEGGVTGITILLKFMFNWDPGLVNLLINIPLLLVGWKVLGRIALIYTIIGTLSLSFFLTIFGQFRLPLEDSLLAALYAGVSVGVGLGIVFRYGGTTGGVDIIARLLNKYKGWSIGRTMFAADFLVIGISLLYLDLTGAMYTLVAVFIGARVIDFVQEGSYSAKAVTIISDENEQIAKKIMTEMERGATLLNGKGGWTGIQKDVLYCVVSRQEMIRVKHLVHEIDPYAFVIVNDVHEVLGEGFTHDEQKRPLKEA encoded by the coding sequence ATGAAGGATAGAATTAAGAATATTATCATGATCCTTATCGGCTCCGGAATCATGGGTTTTGGAATCAACTATTTTAACATCGCAAATAATCTCGCTGAAGGAGGAGTCACAGGGATCACCATCCTATTGAAGTTTATGTTTAACTGGGACCCTGGATTAGTCAATTTACTAATCAACATTCCTCTCTTACTCGTCGGCTGGAAAGTACTGGGTCGAATCGCTCTTATCTACACGATTATCGGGACGTTGTCCTTGTCCTTCTTCCTTACCATCTTTGGGCAATTTCGCTTACCGCTGGAAGATTCCTTACTTGCCGCACTCTATGCGGGGGTTTCTGTTGGAGTGGGATTAGGTATCGTATTCCGTTACGGAGGAACCACGGGGGGAGTCGATATTATTGCCCGCTTGCTGAATAAATACAAGGGCTGGAGTATCGGCAGAACCATGTTTGCGGCAGATTTCCTTGTCATTGGCATTTCCTTGCTCTATCTTGATTTAACAGGAGCGATGTACACCCTTGTTGCGGTATTTATTGGGGCCAGAGTCATCGATTTTGTCCAAGAAGGATCCTATTCAGCCAAGGCAGTCACGATTATTTCGGATGAAAATGAACAGATTGCAAAAAAAATTATGACTGAAATGGAGAGAGGTGCCACCTTACTGAATGGGAAGGGCGGGTGGACTGGAATCCAAAAGGATGTCCTTTACTGTGTAGTAAGTCGACAGGAGATGATCCGCGTAAAACATCTCGTCCACGAAATTGATCCGTATGCCTTTGTCATTGTAAACGACGTACACGAAGTATTGGGTGAGGGCTTTACACATGACGAACAGAAAAGACCATTGAAGGAAGCATAG
- a CDS encoding tetratricopeptide repeat protein yields MSGQIYDQIDEAVEKIRSGQVAQGLAILQMLMSEADGQPDFQLLLADVFYDLGHVDTALALLNEAEVYFDELTTDMQIEARTLKAEIMIDLGDLDEAMSELLICVDLEPDYTRASILLADIYLMQNLPEVACRHLENIVEVESDQDDVRYILSDLYIQMGEFEKAQDHLDQLRGTELEQQAKMNQARLWSQMGRFEEAYDLFLQCWREENGTEALFGLTVTALQLERIEEAVGYAKELLKIDSSHIGAYQVLAEAYHKTGQLTEAEQALHSALEHGDQDESILLKLVEVTYDKGELEEAKKYVEQLLNVNDENERALEWNKRLQGFIN; encoded by the coding sequence ATGAGCGGTCAGATTTATGATCAAATTGATGAAGCAGTGGAAAAAATCCGGTCAGGACAAGTTGCACAAGGGCTCGCTATTTTACAGATGCTGATGAGTGAAGCCGATGGGCAACCAGACTTTCAATTATTGCTGGCGGATGTATTTTATGATCTAGGACATGTGGATACGGCACTTGCTCTCTTGAATGAGGCAGAAGTGTATTTTGATGAATTAACCACGGATATGCAAATTGAGGCTCGTACGTTAAAGGCTGAAATTATGATTGACCTAGGTGATTTAGATGAAGCGATGAGTGAGCTTCTCATCTGTGTAGATCTAGAGCCAGATTACACGAGGGCCTCCATCCTATTGGCTGATATTTATCTTATGCAGAACCTACCTGAAGTAGCATGCCGTCACTTAGAGAATATTGTAGAGGTCGAGTCGGATCAAGATGACGTCCGATATATATTAAGCGATCTTTATATTCAGATGGGTGAATTTGAAAAAGCGCAAGACCATCTTGATCAGCTGCGAGGAACAGAATTAGAGCAGCAGGCCAAGATGAATCAAGCAAGGCTATGGAGCCAAATGGGTAGATTTGAAGAAGCCTATGACCTGTTTCTCCAATGCTGGAGAGAAGAGAATGGGACTGAGGCTCTATTTGGTTTAACTGTTACGGCACTGCAGCTAGAGCGGATAGAGGAGGCTGTAGGATACGCAAAAGAACTATTGAAAATAGACAGCTCTCACATTGGCGCTTATCAGGTATTAGCAGAGGCTTATCATAAGACAGGTCAACTTACAGAGGCCGAACAGGCCTTGCATTCGGCTCTAGAGCATGGCGATCAGGATGAGTCCATCCTCTTGAAGCTCGTAGAGGTTACATACGATAAAGGGGAACTTGAAGAGGCAAAGAAGTATGTCGAGCAATTATTAAACGTTAACGATGAGAACGAGAGAGCTCTAGAGTGGAATAAGAGGTTACAAGGCTTTATTAATTAA